A window of the Candidatus Jettenia caeni genome harbors these coding sequences:
- a CDS encoding ammonium transporter protein: MKCISNKIIGMWLLLITLGIFTLNSGVAQAGDPNGAETYSDSIGGLKYAVNFTWTLLGAFLVFSMQAGFTFLGGFLRQKNMLGYMAHCFIDSTLGAVIFYLFGFALMFGGSKLVPGLDYGNSFIGWDGFFLSGRSYDVQTIMFWLFQMVFATKTVSIIAGAVAERMKFVPYLIYSCLMCGLIYPIYGHWVWGGGWLGSLPIGAGVKDFAGCATVHTVGGIMALIGAWALGPRKGKYNPDGSPNAIPGHNLVYVVIGTLILAFGWFGFNAGSTLAATDLRMSVIASNTFIAAATGASIMIFFTWAKMGVVDLPFVCNGALAGLVAITAPCAYVAPWAAAVIGLLAGLAMRCAFWFVEAKMKIDDPLGAVAVHAANGIWGMIAVGIFADGTYGGVSGLITGSGSQLLAQFIGTLVAIGWSLAWGCAVFFSLKYTIGIRVSDLVESDGVDTHIHGSPCYPVEPEFIAPMVGEEEVDIQQEKRQASLLEEALSRDADREKIYSDKLGRWVYARLKTDTKRR, encoded by the coding sequence GTTGCTCAAGCTGGAGACCCAAATGGAGCTGAAACATATTCAGACAGCATTGGAGGTTTGAAATATGCTGTTAACTTTACATGGACGTTACTAGGAGCTTTTTTAGTATTTAGCATGCAGGCGGGATTCACCTTTTTAGGTGGATTTTTAAGACAGAAGAACATGCTTGGTTATATGGCTCACTGCTTCATTGATTCTACTCTTGGGGCAGTTATTTTTTATCTTTTCGGATTTGCCTTAATGTTTGGCGGCTCGAAGCTGGTACCCGGGCTTGATTATGGCAATTCTTTTATTGGATGGGATGGATTTTTCCTGAGTGGAAGGTCGTACGATGTTCAAACAATTATGTTCTGGCTCTTCCAGATGGTATTTGCAACAAAAACTGTTTCAATTATTGCAGGTGCTGTAGCGGAGAGAATGAAATTTGTGCCTTATCTTATCTATAGTTGTCTTATGTGCGGCTTAATTTATCCTATTTACGGGCATTGGGTTTGGGGTGGAGGCTGGTTAGGCTCGCTTCCGATTGGAGCCGGAGTAAAAGATTTTGCGGGTTGTGCTACGGTACATACCGTGGGAGGTATTATGGCGCTGATCGGAGCATGGGCATTGGGTCCAAGGAAAGGAAAATATAATCCTGATGGTTCGCCGAATGCCATTCCAGGTCATAATCTTGTATACGTTGTTATAGGTACCCTTATTCTTGCCTTTGGTTGGTTTGGTTTTAATGCGGGCAGCACCTTGGCAGCGACAGATTTGCGTATGTCTGTGATTGCAAGCAATACCTTTATAGCTGCTGCAACAGGCGCCTCTATTATGATATTTTTCACTTGGGCCAAGATGGGTGTTGTGGACTTACCATTTGTTTGTAATGGCGCCTTAGCAGGATTAGTGGCTATTACAGCACCTTGCGCCTATGTGGCGCCATGGGCAGCCGCAGTAATCGGACTTCTCGCTGGCTTAGCGATGAGATGTGCCTTTTGGTTTGTAGAAGCTAAGATGAAAATCGATGATCCACTTGGCGCAGTAGCTGTACATGCAGCCAACGGTATCTGGGGTATGATAGCTGTGGGTATTTTTGCAGATGGCACCTATGGTGGTGTGAGTGGTTTGATTACCGGTTCGGGTTCACAATTGTTGGCACAATTCATTGGAACATTAGTCGCTATAGGATGGTCATTGGCATGGGGTTGCGCCGTATTCTTCTCATTAAAATATACGATAGGTATACGGGTATCCGATCTTGTAGAATCTGATGGAGTAGATACCCACATCCATGGTTCTCCTTGTTATCCTGTTGAGCCAGAATTCATTGCTCCTATGGTAGGAGAGGAAGAAGTTGATATACAACAGGAAAAGAGACAAGCATCTTTACTTGAGGAAGCATTAAGCAGAGACGCTGACAGGGAAAAGATATACTCAGATAAACTCGGCCGATGGGTATATGCCAGACTTAAAACGGATACGAAAAGGCGATAA
- a CDS encoding nitrogen regulatory protein — MKKIEAIIRPEKFNIVRDALTELGYPGMTVTEVKGHGSQKGISEVWRGRRYRVDLLSKIKLEITVKDSDVDKIVNTIINESQTGSIGDGKIFIFNVENVYRIRTKETGESAI; from the coding sequence ATGAAAAAGATAGAAGCAATAATTAGGCCAGAAAAATTTAATATTGTTAGGGATGCCCTAACTGAATTGGGCTATCCAGGAATGACGGTTACAGAAGTGAAGGGGCATGGCAGTCAAAAAGGTATCAGCGAGGTATGGCGTGGAAGGAGGTATCGGGTTGATCTCTTATCAAAAATCAAACTCGAAATTACTGTCAAGGATTCTGATGTGGATAAGATTGTAAATACCATTATTAATGAATCCCAAACAGGAAGTATCGGCGATGGGAAGATATTCATTTTCAATGTAGAAAATGTTTATCGCATTCGTACAAAAGAAACCGGTGAGTCTGCAATATAA